The following are encoded together in the Desulfofalx alkaliphila DSM 12257 genome:
- a CDS encoding bacteriohemerythrin → MMWKEKYKIGVDTIDRQHEELFRRVSAFIQVVQQKTDWEEKLAQVKETMAFMQEYVIFHFDDEEAYQESINYPDLENHKKAHAKFKASVGQYAERLDKEGYSEELVQEFGGKLMTWLIMHVAAMDQKIGEYVQSQGDESK, encoded by the coding sequence ATGATGTGGAAAGAAAAATATAAAATCGGTGTAGACACCATTGACCGTCAACATGAAGAGCTATTTCGCCGGGTATCAGCTTTTATTCAAGTAGTTCAACAAAAGACTGATTGGGAGGAGAAATTGGCTCAGGTGAAAGAAACCATGGCCTTTATGCAGGAATATGTCATATTTCATTTTGATGATGAAGAGGCATATCAAGAGAGCATCAACTACCCTGATCTTGAAAACCATAAAAAAGCACATGCAAAATTCAAAGCATCAGTGGGTCAGTACGCAGAACGACTTGATAAGGAAGGTTACAGTGAAGAACTGGTGCAGGAGTTTGGCGGCAAATTGATGACGTGGTTGATTATGCACGTTGCTGCAATGGATCAAAAAATTGGAGAATATGTGCAGAGTCAGGGGGATGAAAGTAAATGA
- the gltA gene encoding NADPH-dependent glutamate synthase, whose translation MPRKRPNKVDMPVQPPHERKKNFDEVALGYTEKQAMEEALRCLNCKNARCVEGCPVGVPIPEFITKIAEGKPEEAYKTIFKQNTLPAICGRVCPQESQCEAKCIRANKGEPVAIGRLERFAADFAGDKELTGAVAKKRVGRVAVVGSGPAGLTCAGELARMGYSVTIFEALHAPGGVLLYGIPEFRLPRSLVEKEIRKIKDMGVEIVTNVIVGRSITIPELFEDGYQAVFVASGAGLPKFMEIPGENLNGVYSANEFLTRVNLMKAYDFPNNPTPIYVGKNAVVVGGGNVAMDAARTAKRLGAKNTCIIYRRGMEEMPARREEIDHAQQEGIEFKTLTHPIEIMGEDGWVKAVKCVEMELGKPDASGRRRPIEKPGSEFTVKADTVIIAIGQSPNPLIRQTTQGLKAHKWGGLVVDEDTMGTSMEGVYAGGDVVTGAATVIMAMGAGKKAAKAIDEYLQSKGQRLN comes from the coding sequence ATGCCCCGCAAGCGACCCAATAAAGTTGATATGCCTGTACAGCCTCCCCATGAACGCAAAAAAAACTTTGATGAGGTGGCCTTGGGCTATACAGAGAAACAGGCCATGGAAGAAGCCCTGCGCTGCCTTAACTGTAAAAATGCCCGCTGCGTAGAAGGGTGTCCGGTGGGAGTGCCTATTCCCGAATTTATTACTAAAATAGCAGAGGGAAAACCGGAGGAAGCCTATAAAACTATCTTTAAGCAAAACACATTACCGGCCATTTGTGGCAGGGTTTGTCCCCAGGAAAGTCAGTGTGAGGCAAAATGTATCCGTGCTAATAAGGGTGAGCCGGTGGCTATTGGAAGGTTAGAACGTTTTGCAGCTGACTTTGCCGGAGATAAGGAATTGACCGGTGCAGTGGCCAAAAAGCGAGTAGGCCGGGTTGCGGTGGTGGGTTCCGGCCCGGCCGGTTTGACCTGTGCCGGGGAATTGGCAAGGATGGGCTATTCTGTAACCATTTTTGAGGCTCTGCATGCCCCCGGCGGTGTGCTGCTCTATGGCATACCGGAGTTTAGACTGCCAAGGTCGTTGGTAGAGAAAGAAATTAGGAAAATTAAGGATATGGGCGTTGAGATTGTTACCAACGTAATTGTTGGCCGTTCAATAACTATACCGGAATTGTTTGAAGACGGCTATCAGGCCGTGTTTGTGGCAAGCGGCGCCGGATTACCTAAATTTATGGAAATACCCGGTGAAAACCTTAACGGTGTATATTCAGCCAATGAATTTCTTACCCGTGTTAATTTAATGAAGGCGTATGATTTTCCCAACAACCCCACACCTATTTATGTTGGTAAAAATGCAGTGGTGGTTGGGGGCGGAAATGTGGCCATGGATGCCGCCAGGACGGCAAAAAGACTGGGTGCAAAAAACACCTGTATTATCTACCGCCGTGGTATGGAAGAAATGCCGGCCAGACGTGAAGAGATAGATCACGCCCAGCAAGAAGGAATAGAATTCAAAACCCTTACCCACCCCATTGAGATTATGGGTGAAGATGGTTGGGTTAAGGCTGTAAAATGTGTTGAAATGGAATTGGGTAAGCCCGATGCCTCCGGTAGAAGGCGCCCCATAGAAAAACCGGGCTCTGAGTTTACCGTTAAAGCAGATACCGTCATTATAGCCATAGGCCAATCACCGAATCCACTCATACGCCAAACAACCCAAGGACTTAAAGCCCATAAATGGGGTGGATTAGTGGTGGATGAAGATACCATGGGCACCTCCATGGAAGGGGTGTACGCCGGGGGCGATGTGGTCACCGGCGCAGCGACGGTTATAATGGCCATGGGCGCCGGTAAAAAGGCCGCAAAGGCCATAGATGAGTATTTACAAAGTAAAGGGCAAAGGTTAAACTAG
- a CDS encoding sulfide/dihydroorotate dehydrogenase-like FAD/NAD-binding protein, producing MYKILKKKRLNSLVCLMEIEAPYVARSCQPGQFVIIRVDENGERIPLTIADYHRDRNSITIVYQELGYSTRKLSTKNEGDHISDCAGPLGVPAELDGKYKRVLGVAGGVGAAPLLPQLKKLASMGVETHVILGGRSDEFVILEEEFQGFAKVFVCTDDGSRGMKGNVVDGLKDLVSRYSYDKVIAIGPLPMMKAVVDYTKTINIPTHVSLNPIMIDGTGMCGGCRVTVGGETKFACVDGPDFDGFLVDFDEAMMRQTKYRNLESKCTEHHCVLKGGDNNAPQATQ from the coding sequence ATGTATAAGATATTGAAGAAAAAACGGTTAAATTCCTTGGTGTGCCTGATGGAAATAGAAGCACCCTACGTGGCCAGAAGCTGCCAGCCGGGCCAGTTTGTTATTATACGGGTTGATGAAAACGGGGAAAGAATTCCCCTTACCATTGCGGATTATCATCGTGACAGAAACTCAATAACCATTGTCTATCAAGAACTGGGCTATTCCACCCGCAAGCTCAGCACAAAAAATGAGGGAGACCATATCAGTGATTGTGCCGGGCCATTGGGTGTGCCGGCTGAGCTGGACGGCAAATATAAAAGAGTGCTGGGAGTAGCCGGCGGCGTTGGTGCGGCCCCATTATTACCCCAGCTAAAGAAACTTGCCTCCATGGGGGTTGAAACCCATGTCATACTCGGGGGCAGATCCGATGAATTTGTTATTCTTGAAGAAGAGTTTCAAGGGTTTGCAAAGGTATTTGTTTGCACCGATGACGGCAGCAGAGGCATGAAGGGTAATGTGGTTGACGGTTTAAAAGACTTAGTAAGCCGGTATTCGTATGACAAAGTAATAGCCATCGGTCCATTGCCGATGATGAAGGCAGTGGTGGACTATACCAAAACCATCAACATTCCCACCCATGTATCCCTTAATCCCATAATGATAGATGGCACAGGGATGTGCGGCGGATGCAGGGTCACTGTGGGAGGGGAAACTAAATTTGCCTGCGTGGATGGCCCAGACTTTGACGGTTTTTTAGTGGATTTTGACGAGGCCATGATGAGGCAAACAAAGTATCGGAACTTGGAAAGTAAATGCACAGAACACCACTGTGTGTTGAAAGGAGGGGATAACAATGCCCCGCAAGCGACCCAATAA
- a CDS encoding sensor histidine kinase produces the protein MINHELKNSVTILRGIIHYLMRDKGDCNHCKKHFNIMLGELDRASLLLKEYMKQDKTRPVKYKLNNLNDVIKSVYPMIRAKAALEKKDLKIILGEIPDVYIDAEEARILIINLVLNGLESMDEGRLTIKTYQETDKVVLVVEDQGNGINQHVIDKIGTPFITTKECGTGLGLATCLDIISKYKASHEIKTGSRGTQFFVRFKKQIN, from the coding sequence ATGATAAATCACGAATTAAAAAACTCGGTCACTATTTTGCGCGGTATAATACATTATTTAATGAGGGATAAGGGGGACTGTAACCATTGCAAAAAACATTTTAATATTATGTTAGGGGAGCTTGACAGGGCCAGTTTATTGTTGAAGGAGTATATGAAACAAGATAAAACAAGACCGGTTAAATATAAACTAAATAACCTAAATGATGTTATAAAATCAGTCTACCCCATGATAAGGGCAAAGGCTGCCCTGGAAAAAAAGGACTTAAAAATAATCCTGGGGGAAATCCCGGATGTCTACATAGATGCAGAAGAAGCCCGCATCCTGATAATTAACCTCGTGTTAAATGGGTTGGAATCTATGGACGAAGGCAGATTAACAATAAAAACATATCAGGAAACTGACAAGGTGGTGCTGGTGGTTGAAGATCAGGGCAATGGCATAAATCAACATGTGATTGATAAAATAGGTACCCCTTTTATTACAACAAAGGAGTGCGGCACAGGATTAGGACTTGCCACCTGTTTAGATATTATTTCAAAATATAAAGCCAGCCATGAAATAAAAACCGGTTCCAGGGGGACCCAATTTTTTGTCAGATTTAAAAAGCAAATTAATTAA
- a CDS encoding HD-GYP domain-containing protein, with translation MQTPVGGLLKLMPVDLQIHSGNVAFLSMLLSEELKLSQRETGKIMLGGLIHDIGKICIDDSIIYKKGKLTVSEFREIKKHCHYGEEILLRYAKLTYLLPIVKYHHERWDGKGYYGLKGEEIPLAARIICIADCFDAMVSKRCYKDNLTLAGAKLELFNCSGSQFEPYLVDKFIQCLKKINTGDLKSHYAFLLGEAIE, from the coding sequence TTGCAAACTCCAGTGGGAGGGCTACTTAAATTAATGCCGGTGGATCTGCAGATTCATTCCGGAAACGTTGCTTTTCTAAGTATGCTCTTATCTGAGGAACTAAAACTTAGTCAAAGGGAGACCGGCAAAATCATGTTAGGCGGCTTGATACATGATATCGGTAAAATATGTATAGATGACTCCATCATTTATAAAAAAGGAAAACTCACTGTGAGTGAGTTCCGGGAAATAAAAAAGCATTGTCACTACGGGGAAGAAATACTGTTAAGGTATGCCAAATTAACCTATCTATTACCCATAGTTAAATACCACCACGAAAGATGGGACGGTAAGGGGTATTATGGGTTAAAAGGAGAAGAAATACCCCTGGCAGCCAGGATAATTTGTATAGCTGATTGTTTTGATGCAATGGTATCCAAAAGATGCTATAAAGACAACTTGACACTGGCCGGAGCAAAATTAGAGTTATTTAATTGTTCAGGTTCGCAATTTGAACCATATCTAGTGGATAAATTTATTCAATGCCTAAAAAAAATAAACACCGGTGATTTGAAGAGCCATTATGCATTCTTATTGGGGGAGGCCATTGAATGA
- a CDS encoding LytR/AlgR family response regulator transcription factor produces the protein MAKILLLEDEEYTRRFLKKMVLENPLVKEVYDTSNGAEAISFARDYKPQIALLDIELAPVEGLNGIDVARIIYNYNPNTTFVFITGYSKYAVDSFAVHPYDYILKPIKRERLLEVISTLASKVAKKACREKKEKILIKQKNEMFFVSLKDIIFVEKIDKKSLIHTANNVYEINDTLIEIENTIGDEFLRVHKSYIVNLHKVKKIKDIGNRSYLIEFYGSNKNAYMSRYKFEEHRDKFFTPF, from the coding sequence ATGGCAAAAATATTGCTGCTGGAAGACGAGGAATATACCAGAAGGTTTCTCAAAAAGATGGTGCTAGAAAACCCTTTGGTAAAGGAAGTTTATGATACTTCCAATGGTGCCGAGGCAATAAGCTTTGCAAGGGATTACAAGCCGCAAATTGCCTTGCTTGACATTGAATTGGCCCCCGTCGAGGGTTTAAATGGCATTGATGTGGCAAGAATTATTTATAATTATAACCCCAATACCACCTTTGTTTTTATAACCGGTTATTCAAAATATGCTGTGGATTCCTTTGCGGTACATCCCTATGATTATATTTTAAAACCGATAAAAAGGGAGAGGTTATTGGAAGTTATAAGTACCCTTGCAAGCAAAGTTGCTAAGAAAGCATGTAGAGAAAAAAAAGAAAAGATATTAATTAAGCAAAAAAACGAAATGTTTTTTGTATCCCTGAAGGATATTATATTTGTTGAAAAAATTGACAAAAAATCCCTTATTCATACCGCTAACAATGTGTATGAAATAAATGATACCCTTATAGAAATAGAAAATACCATCGGGGATGAGTTTTTAAGGGTTCACAAATCCTATATTGTAAACCTGCACAAAGTGAAAAAAATTAAAGACATTGGTAACAGGTCATATCTTATTGAGTTTTATGGCAGCAACAAAAATGCCTATATGAGCAGGTATAAGTTTGAAGAGCACAGGGATAAGTTTTTCACACCCTTTTAA
- a CDS encoding cyclic lactone autoinducer peptide has product MFKGLKTMLLTGLGSALMFVAGTGIGINSIWMLYEPDTPKSLKK; this is encoded by the coding sequence ATGTTTAAGGGGCTAAAAACAATGCTTCTCACCGGTTTAGGCAGTGCATTAATGTTTGTGGCCGGCACCGGTATCGGCATCAATAGTATTTGGATGCTATATGAACCCGATACTCCTAAAAGTTTAAAAAAATAA
- a CDS encoding accessory gene regulator ArgB-like protein translates to MIKGVSDRIAQGLGEQLKVSNDQVEVYSYGLQIVIGATVKLTVILTLALILGILEVVLAYSLFFIFLRRYGGGVHLGTYSRCLVVGAAMILGLSKIATINISVNILIITAALALLLGCYATYKWVPAGTEKKVIRDVRLRRKQKVKVFIVIVIWLISLAFLIHANMLHYAFAATLGVLTGFFLITPLGYKVLQRIDIMLNKLERGYGHV, encoded by the coding sequence ATGATAAAGGGAGTATCTGACAGAATTGCCCAGGGGTTAGGAGAACAGTTGAAAGTGTCCAATGACCAAGTGGAAGTGTACTCCTATGGGCTTCAGATTGTTATTGGTGCTACAGTTAAATTAACAGTAATATTAACCCTGGCGTTAATTCTCGGGATATTAGAAGTGGTGTTGGCATATTCATTATTTTTTATTTTCCTCCGCCGTTACGGTGGCGGTGTTCACTTGGGCACATATTCAAGGTGCCTGGTGGTAGGGGCAGCCATGATACTGGGCCTGTCTAAAATAGCCACAATAAATATTTCTGTAAACATATTGATTATTACTGCTGCTTTAGCCCTGTTATTGGGCTGCTATGCTACCTATAAATGGGTACCTGCCGGTACAGAAAAAAAAGTAATAAGGGACGTTAGGCTCAGGCGAAAACAAAAGGTTAAGGTGTTTATTGTAATAGTTATTTGGTTGATTAGTCTTGCCTTTTTAATACATGCCAATATGTTGCACTATGCCTTTGCGGCAACACTGGGGGTACTGACTGGCTTCTTTTTAATTACACCGCTGGGTTATAAGGTACTCCAAAGAATAGACATAATGTTAAATAAATTAGAAAGGGGGTATGGCCATGTTTAA
- a CDS encoding sensor histidine kinase — MSEDIAVLKSFLPLINIVVVILSGLVVFSIKGIEENAKKVLEVRLLKTHLQQIENLLKVLQTQKHEHTRHIQTIQAMLYLDEERKAREYIDGIVDNYWHTDDIVYIGNPAFTALINTKRKVAESKGIDFAVAVKCDINKISVEPWDLCSIMGNLIDNAIEATIQDNNNQRVSVEIKYENNSFVIYVHNSGPRIQDKENIFKAGYTTKGSEARGYGLYLVAKLVKKYNGNIEVISDKKTSFIVCIPDKDAVANDKGSI; from the coding sequence ATGTCTGAGGACATAGCGGTTTTAAAAAGTTTTTTACCATTAATTAATATTGTTGTAGTTATTTTGAGTGGTCTTGTGGTATTTTCTATTAAAGGTATAGAGGAGAATGCAAAGAAAGTTTTAGAAGTTAGACTGTTAAAAACACATCTTCAGCAAATTGAAAATTTATTGAAGGTGTTGCAAACACAAAAACATGAACATACAAGGCACATTCAAACTATTCAGGCCATGTTATATTTAGATGAAGAAAGAAAGGCAAGGGAATATATTGACGGTATAGTGGACAACTACTGGCACACGGATGACATAGTGTATATTGGCAATCCGGCATTTACAGCATTAATTAATACTAAGCGCAAGGTGGCTGAATCCAAGGGCATTGACTTTGCCGTTGCTGTAAAGTGCGATATTAATAAAATTAGCGTTGAGCCTTGGGATTTATGCAGTATAATGGGCAACTTGATAGATAACGCCATTGAGGCAACGATACAAGATAATAATAATCAAAGAGTTTCGGTGGAAATAAAGTATGAGAACAACAGTTTTGTAATATATGTCCATAATTCAGGGCCTAGGATTCAAGACAAAGAAAATATTTTTAAAGCCGGCTACACCACTAAGGGCTCGGAGGCCCGGGGGTATGGTCTCTATTTAGTGGCTAAACTGGTGAAAAAATATAATGGTAATATAGAGGTTATTTCGGATAAGAAAACCTCGTTTATAGTATGTATACCTGATAAGGATGCGGTGGCAAATGATAAAGGGAGTATCTGA
- a CDS encoding PaaI family thioesterase encodes MITKIKKFFERDRFAAHVGIKIVKAEPGYAVTELEIADKHRNGLDMIQGGVIFTLADFAFAVASNAGGKVTVGINANVAYLKASKGNVLIAEAKEVSASKRICTYKVNVSDDNNDLIAQLSFTGYRKEDRIEF; translated from the coding sequence ATGATCACAAAGATAAAAAAGTTCTTCGAAAGGGATAGATTTGCAGCCCATGTGGGAATAAAGATTGTTAAAGCAGAGCCCGGATATGCCGTCACTGAATTGGAAATTGCAGACAAACACAGAAATGGTTTGGATATGATCCAGGGAGGGGTTATCTTTACCTTAGCGGACTTTGCCTTTGCAGTGGCTTCCAATGCAGGGGGAAAAGTAACCGTCGGCATTAATGCCAATGTGGCTTATCTTAAGGCATCTAAAGGAAATGTGTTAATAGCTGAAGCAAAGGAAGTATCGGCCTCTAAAAGAATCTGCACCTACAAGGTTAATGTGTCCGATGATAATAATGATTTGATTGCCCAGTTGAGTTTTACCGGGTATAGGAAGGAAGATAGAATAGAGTTTTAA
- a CDS encoding M24 family metallopeptidase, producing the protein MKKQVPLKELQSRINRFRSKMSETDAHWQMAVIFSKVNLYYFTGTMQDGMLFIPRDDEAVLWVRRSYERAVDESLFPNIKPMNSYRDAAAAVSAFPQEVYMETEVVPLAMLQRFKKYFPVKEVKSLDAQLAAIRSVKSDYEQSLMLESGKIHQRVFEDMVPKILREGMSETELATELFSILVREGHHGLARFSMFDCEMILGHVCFGESSIYPTYFNGPGGHYGMSPAVPLLGSHERKLKKGDLVFIDVACGVDGYHTDKTMTYMFGSPLPDEVIAEHNRCVEIQNKIASMLKPGAIPSEIYEHIMDSLDTDFLKNFMGFGGRTVKFLGHGIGLHIDEMPVIAKGFNKPMQEGMFFALEPKKGIAKVGMVGIENTFLVTPDGGRCITGDNPGLIPVY; encoded by the coding sequence ATGAAAAAACAAGTGCCATTAAAAGAATTACAAAGCCGCATTAACCGTTTTAGAAGTAAAATGTCGGAAACAGATGCCCATTGGCAGATGGCGGTAATTTTCAGCAAGGTAAACCTCTACTATTTCACCGGGACAATGCAAGACGGTATGTTATTTATTCCCCGGGACGATGAAGCGGTATTATGGGTGCGGCGCAGCTATGAGAGGGCAGTGGACGAGTCCCTGTTCCCAAATATCAAACCAATGAACAGTTACCGTGATGCTGCCGCAGCAGTCAGTGCTTTTCCCCAGGAAGTGTACATGGAGACCGAGGTGGTGCCGCTGGCAATGCTTCAGCGGTTTAAAAAATATTTCCCGGTCAAAGAGGTTAAATCCCTTGATGCCCAGTTGGCGGCCATTAGGTCGGTAAAAAGTGACTATGAGCAATCTTTAATGTTGGAGTCAGGTAAAATCCACCAACGGGTATTTGAAGATATGGTGCCTAAAATACTTAGGGAAGGCATGAGCGAAACAGAGTTAGCCACAGAATTGTTTTCAATACTGGTGCGTGAAGGGCATCACGGCCTGGCACGTTTTAGTATGTTTGACTGTGAGATGATATTGGGACACGTCTGTTTTGGGGAAAGTTCCATTTACCCCACCTATTTTAACGGGCCCGGTGGTCATTATGGCATGAGCCCTGCGGTACCTTTACTGGGAAGCCATGAGCGCAAGCTCAAAAAAGGAGACTTAGTTTTTATTGATGTGGCCTGTGGGGTGGATGGTTACCATACCGACAAGACAATGACATATATGTTTGGCAGTCCCCTTCCCGATGAAGTGATTGCCGAGCATAACAGATGTGTTGAAATACAAAATAAGATTGCCTCCATGCTAAAGCCCGGCGCTATACCATCTGAGATCTATGAACATATAATGGACAGTTTAGATACGGATTTTCTGAAAAACTTTATGGGATTTGGAGGACGCACAGTTAAGTTCTTAGGGCATGGAATTGGACTGCATATAGATGAGATGCCGGTTATTGCTAAGGGTTTTAATAAACCAATGCAAGAGGGAATGTTCTTTGCCTTGGAACCTAAAAAGGGAATAGCAAAGGTGGGCATGGTGGGGATAGAGAATACTTTTTTAGTTACCCCCGACGGCGGACGGTGTATAACCGGGGATAATCCGGGACTAATACCGGTGTATTGA
- a CDS encoding patatin-like phospholipase family protein, which yields MQHVGLVLEGGGMRGAYTAGVLDFFIEKDLYFPYVIGVSAGACNALSYISKQYGRNLEIYLNYPSDKRYINYFNLLKGKGVFGMDFIFNDIPNKLVPFDYQTFWQSKQRFVTNAMDCDTGETVYFEKESCKDFLTAVIASSSLPVIGTAVKLNGLNLMDGGIVDPIPIRKSQEDGNSKNVIVLTRDGTYRKKPSKIKLFAKMLYPDKENIYRAMKNQYKVYNETLDYINKLQSEKKVFVIRPERPVTVSRIERNPQKLARLYDAGYQDAKKNYKEMLEWIKT from the coding sequence TTGCAGCATGTTGGATTGGTACTGGAAGGCGGCGGAATGAGAGGGGCTTACACTGCCGGTGTGTTGGACTTTTTTATTGAAAAGGATCTTTACTTTCCTTATGTAATAGGAGTTTCTGCCGGGGCTTGTAACGCCCTTTCTTATATTTCAAAGCAATATGGTCGCAATTTGGAAATTTATCTTAATTACCCTTCTGATAAAAGATACATAAATTACTTTAATTTACTTAAGGGCAAAGGTGTTTTTGGCATGGACTTTATTTTCAATGACATACCAAACAAATTAGTGCCCTTTGATTACCAAACCTTTTGGCAATCTAAACAGAGATTTGTTACCAATGCCATGGATTGTGATACCGGTGAAACGGTTTATTTTGAAAAGGAGAGCTGTAAGGATTTTCTCACAGCGGTGATAGCATCAAGCAGTCTGCCGGTGATAGGCACTGCGGTAAAGCTAAATGGATTAAATTTAATGGACGGTGGCATTGTGGACCCGATACCAATTCGAAAGTCCCAGGAAGACGGCAACAGTAAAAATGTAATTGTACTGACCAGGGACGGAACCTATAGAAAAAAACCGTCTAAAATAAAATTGTTTGCTAAAATGCTATACCCGGATAAAGAAAATATTTATCGGGCGATGAAAAACCAGTATAAGGTTTATAATGAAACACTGGATTATATTAACAAACTGCAATCAGAAAAAAAGGTATTTGTTATCCGCCCTGAGCGGCCCGTTACTGTCAGTAGAATTGAGAGAAACCCACAAAAACTGGCCCGGCTATATGATGCCGGGTATCAAGATGCTAAAAAGAATTATAAAGAAATGTTGGAGTGGATTAAAACATGA
- the thiI gene encoding tRNA uracil 4-sulfurtransferase ThiI yields MANLILIRYEEIALKGRNRYHFENKLVYHVKRLLRPLGHIKIKTLQCRMLVNIGNIDRDEAFSRLKTIFGIASFSLVTQINAEEEAIYHTAKATLLKAMKEREDNKSGEEAEVSFRVTVKRADKKFPLNSMELASKVGGYLLENIPGLKVDLHNPQLVVSVDVRHGQAYIFSETIPGAGGLPVGANGKGVLLLSGGIDSPVAGWMAMKRGVSLEAVHFHSFPFTGEKSKEKVKDLCRLLAKYDDQFILHLVHFTEIQKAIHKLCPESLRITVMRRFMFRIAQRIAMRNKALALITGESVGQVSSQTLENMAVINEVTQMPVLRPLVAFDKSEIMELARKIGSYDISIRPHEDCCTLFLPKGPLTVKPNKGKIAKVESLLDMETLIEEALERTETLTFIEK; encoded by the coding sequence TTGGCTAACTTAATATTAATCCGTTATGAAGAAATAGCATTAAAGGGGCGGAACAGATATCATTTTGAAAATAAGCTGGTTTACCACGTGAAACGCTTACTGCGCCCCTTAGGTCATATCAAGATAAAAACACTACAGTGCAGAATGCTGGTTAATATCGGCAATATCGATCGCGACGAGGCTTTTAGCAGGCTGAAAACCATTTTTGGCATCGCCTCCTTTAGCCTGGTAACCCAGATAAATGCTGAGGAAGAGGCAATATATCATACGGCTAAGGCAACCTTGCTAAAGGCGATGAAAGAAAGAGAAGATAACAAGTCGGGGGAAGAGGCAGAGGTCAGTTTTCGAGTGACGGTGAAGAGAGCGGATAAAAAATTCCCTTTAAACTCCATGGAACTGGCCAGTAAAGTGGGAGGCTATCTGCTGGAAAATATCCCGGGTTTAAAGGTAGATTTGCACAATCCGCAATTGGTGGTATCGGTGGATGTGAGACATGGCCAGGCATATATTTTTTCGGAAACAATACCGGGCGCCGGCGGCCTGCCGGTGGGGGCAAACGGTAAGGGTGTACTGTTACTGTCCGGGGGAATAGACAGTCCGGTTGCGGGCTGGATGGCCATGAAGAGAGGGGTGTCGTTGGAGGCGGTGCACTTTCACAGCTTCCCCTTTACCGGTGAAAAGTCAAAGGAAAAGGTGAAAGATTTATGCCGGCTGCTGGCAAAGTACGATGATCAATTTATACTGCACCTTGTACATTTTACCGAAATCCAAAAGGCTATTCATAAGCTGTGCCCAGAGAGTTTAAGGATTACGGTGATGAGGCGTTTCATGTTTCGTATTGCCCAACGGATTGCAATGAGGAACAAGGCCCTGGCGCTCATTACCGGCGAAAGTGTGGGCCAGGTATCCAGCCAAACACTGGAAAACATGGCCGTAATTAACGAGGTGACACAGATGCCGGTGTTAAGACCCCTGGTGGCCTTTGATAAAAGCGAGATTATGGAATTGGCACGTAAAATTGGCAGCTATGATATATCCATCCGGCCCCATGAAGATTGCTGCACCTTGTTTTTGCCCAAAGGACCCCTTACAGTAAAGCCAAATAAGGGTAAAATTGCCAAGGTGGAAAGCCTTTTAGACATGGAGACCTTAATCGAGGAGGCACTGGAAAGGACCGAAACACTAACCTTCATTGAAAAATAG